In the genome of Pseudoglutamicibacter cumminsii, one region contains:
- the tpiA gene encoding triose-phosphate isomerase, with translation MAHITNGEFARRPLIAGNWKMNMDHRQGITLLQKTVWTLQDANHNFDRVEVAVFPPFTDLRSVQTLVAGDDLPVVYGAQDVSEHDSGAYTGEISGQFLDALGCSYTLVGHSERRTLHQETDEVAIAKTAAALRHDMTPVVCVGEPLEVRQAQEHVEHTLAQVKAVISTLDADTVSKLVIAYEPVWAIGTGEVAGPDDAQEMAHAIRECVKQVHGEDAANGVRILYGGSVKATNVAEIMQEADVDGVLVGGASLDAVEFANIARFEQHYA, from the coding sequence ATGGCACACATCACCAACGGTGAGTTTGCGCGCCGTCCTCTGATCGCTGGCAACTGGAAGATGAACATGGATCATCGCCAGGGCATCACGCTTCTGCAGAAGACCGTGTGGACGTTGCAAGACGCGAACCACAACTTCGATCGCGTTGAGGTTGCTGTATTCCCGCCGTTCACTGATCTTCGCAGCGTCCAGACGTTGGTAGCAGGCGATGATCTGCCTGTAGTCTACGGCGCTCAGGATGTTTCAGAACATGATTCAGGGGCGTACACGGGCGAGATCTCGGGTCAGTTCCTGGATGCGCTCGGTTGCTCCTACACCCTCGTCGGGCATTCGGAGCGCCGCACGCTCCACCAGGAGACCGATGAGGTCGCGATTGCGAAAACGGCTGCCGCTTTGCGCCATGACATGACTCCGGTTGTGTGCGTGGGGGAGCCGCTTGAGGTGCGCCAGGCTCAGGAGCATGTTGAGCACACGTTGGCTCAGGTCAAGGCTGTGATCAGTACGCTCGACGCGGACACTGTTTCGAAGCTTGTCATTGCGTATGAGCCGGTATGGGCTATCGGAACTGGCGAGGTCGCTGGCCCTGACGATGCGCAGGAGATGGCTCACGCTATCCGCGAATGCGTCAAGCAGGTTCACGGTGAGGATGCGGCGAACGGCGTTCGCATCCTGTACGGTGGGTCAGTGAAAGCAACCAACGTGGCTGAGATTATGCAGGAAGCCGATGTTGACGGTGTTCTTGTGGGTGGCGCAAGCCTTGACGCCGTGGAGTTTGCTAATATTGCTAGGTTCGAACAGCACTACGCGTAG
- the secG gene encoding preprotein translocase subunit SecG: protein MSGLINASQVTLQVLVLITSILLIMTVLFHKGRGGGISDLFGGGMASSMQSSGSAERTLNKITVTISVIWAVCIVLLALLMRLNVEA from the coding sequence ATGTCGGGTTTGATCAACGCCTCGCAGGTCACCCTGCAGGTCCTTGTATTGATTACCAGCATCTTGCTCATCATGACGGTGCTGTTCCATAAGGGCCGTGGTGGCGGTATTTCGGATCTGTTCGGTGGCGGTATGGCGTCGTCGATGCAGTCGTCCGGTAGCGCAGAGCGGACCTTGAATAAGATCACGGTGACGATCTCGGTCATTTGGGCTGTGTGCATCGTCCTGTTGGCTCTCTTGATGCGGCTCAACGTTGAAGCATAG
- a CDS encoding glucose-6-phosphate isomerase, whose product MLSVHTSHEIKDAVEGQLPQLVKDRVASRLAAKDASLWGKKAALEAVQRLGWANPFPSSRPLLEPIAELRGTLKERGIKRIILAGTGGSTLASEVAARAADVELTVIDSTDPGMLADTLTDLETTLMIVASKSGSTLEMDVAFRVFSDAIEQAGLKLSEHIVVITDPGSPLEQLANKHRLLMFTADPTVGGRFSALAAFGLVPTGLAGVDVERVLTEAMDAQAECIPDSPENPALILGAALAGQHPQRNKLVIHDDAANLPGFSAWIEQLVAESTGKQGIGLVPTVEIVSSANSVAFDHADDVLHVYLHGGNTALPQTAGPSVTVSGSLAAQFIVWEYAVAVACRRIGVNPFDQPDVEASKQAAKNLLAAEHSSASSEGCTTDGPITVAAYGSWIDHSKVTCLESAIDALREVATERSYVAINVFADRNTHRDVAAPLQQTITDIFHRPTAFGWGPRFLHSTGQAHKGGPAEGIFIHVLARSVNDITIPGLSHTGGEQLAAQATGDARVLAERGRPVVMVTVDDPAEGLPYIVNKLKAIQASA is encoded by the coding sequence ATGCTTTCCGTACACACAAGTCATGAGATCAAGGACGCTGTGGAGGGCCAGCTCCCCCAGCTCGTCAAGGATCGAGTTGCTTCCCGGCTGGCTGCCAAAGATGCTTCCCTGTGGGGTAAGAAAGCCGCCCTTGAAGCGGTACAGAGGCTCGGGTGGGCTAACCCGTTCCCTTCTTCTCGTCCGCTTCTCGAGCCTATCGCGGAGCTCCGTGGCACGCTGAAAGAGCGTGGCATCAAACGGATCATCCTGGCTGGTACGGGTGGTTCAACCCTGGCTTCCGAGGTTGCGGCTCGCGCTGCGGATGTAGAACTCACAGTCATTGACTCGACGGACCCAGGGATGCTCGCGGATACGCTCACGGACCTCGAGACGACACTCATGATTGTCGCCTCCAAGTCCGGAAGCACACTCGAAATGGACGTTGCGTTCCGCGTCTTTAGTGACGCTATCGAGCAGGCAGGACTTAAACTCTCCGAGCACATTGTCGTCATTACTGACCCGGGTTCGCCTCTTGAGCAGTTGGCAAACAAGCATCGCCTCTTGATGTTCACAGCCGATCCCACGGTTGGTGGACGTTTCTCTGCACTCGCGGCTTTCGGTCTTGTACCAACCGGACTTGCGGGAGTCGACGTTGAGCGTGTCCTCACAGAGGCGATGGACGCGCAGGCTGAATGCATCCCCGACAGCCCTGAGAACCCCGCGCTCATCCTGGGCGCTGCGTTGGCTGGTCAGCATCCTCAACGCAACAAGCTGGTGATCCACGACGACGCCGCTAACCTGCCGGGCTTCAGCGCATGGATTGAGCAACTCGTGGCGGAGTCCACCGGTAAACAGGGCATCGGCCTCGTCCCGACCGTTGAGATCGTTTCGTCAGCCAACAGCGTCGCCTTCGACCACGCTGACGATGTCCTTCACGTCTATCTACACGGAGGCAACACCGCTCTCCCGCAGACAGCCGGCCCAAGCGTCACAGTTTCAGGTAGCTTGGCGGCACAGTTCATCGTGTGGGAATACGCGGTTGCCGTGGCGTGCCGACGTATCGGCGTCAACCCTTTCGACCAGCCCGACGTCGAAGCCTCCAAACAAGCGGCGAAAAACTTGCTCGCTGCAGAACATAGCAGCGCATCGAGCGAAGGCTGCACAACCGACGGGCCGATCACCGTTGCCGCTTACGGATCGTGGATCGATCACTCCAAGGTCACGTGCCTCGAATCCGCTATCGACGCGCTCCGTGAGGTCGCGACGGAACGTAGCTACGTTGCGATCAATGTGTTCGCGGATAGGAACACCCACCGTGATGTCGCAGCACCACTACAGCAGACGATCACCGACATCTTCCACCGCCCGACAGCATTCGGATGGGGCCCACGGTTCCTGCACTCAACCGGCCAGGCTCACAAAGGTGGCCCCGCGGAAGGCATCTTCATCCACGTTCTGGCACGCTCGGTCAACGACATCACAATCCCGGGACTGAGCCACACAGGCGGAGAACAACTAGCGGCCCAAGCCACCGGTGACGCACGCGTTCTCGCGGAACGCGGCCGCCCCGTCGTGATGGTCACAGTGGACGACCCCGCGGAAGGCCTCCCCTACATCGTGAACAAGCTCAAAGCTATACAAGCCTCGGCGTAA
- the tal gene encoding transaldolase, whose protein sequence is MSNVHTQALADAGVSIWLDDLSRSRLTSGSLESLVRDVNVTGVTTNPAIFASALSDSESYAEDIAEQAAKKASVDDAVVAITSKDVAQAADLLRPVYDATNGVDGRVSIEVDPRHAFDTQATIDQAVELWESLDRPNVMIKIPATDEGLPAITECLARGISVNVTLIFGLQRYREVLSAFLRGLEKARDTGVDLSRIHSVASFFVSRLDTEVDARLEAIGTPEALALRGKAALANARLAYEIFREVSLTQRWKTLSAQGAHPQRPLWASTGVKNPEYPDTLYVDELVAPLTVTTLPEATLNAVADHGGDAQDTVSGTYREQDTILDELSELGIDYNEVIAKLESEGVQKFVDAWKDLLTQLEAELASAEARQI, encoded by the coding sequence ATGTCTAACGTTCATACTCAGGCTCTCGCCGATGCAGGTGTTTCCATCTGGCTCGATGACTTGTCGCGTAGCCGCCTCACGAGCGGTTCGCTTGAGTCCTTAGTGCGTGATGTGAACGTCACTGGCGTGACCACGAACCCTGCGATCTTCGCCTCCGCCCTGTCTGATTCGGAAAGCTACGCGGAAGACATCGCTGAACAGGCCGCCAAGAAGGCTTCCGTTGACGACGCGGTGGTTGCGATTACCTCGAAGGACGTCGCGCAGGCCGCTGATCTGTTGCGTCCTGTCTATGACGCAACCAACGGCGTCGACGGCCGCGTATCCATAGAGGTGGATCCGCGCCATGCATTCGACACCCAAGCGACGATCGATCAGGCCGTTGAGCTGTGGGAGTCGCTGGACCGCCCGAACGTCATGATCAAGATCCCAGCGACTGACGAGGGACTCCCAGCGATCACCGAATGTCTGGCTCGCGGCATCAGCGTCAACGTGACCCTGATCTTTGGCTTGCAACGCTACCGCGAGGTTCTGTCCGCTTTCTTGCGCGGCCTTGAGAAGGCCCGCGATACCGGCGTGGACTTGAGCCGAATTCACTCGGTTGCTTCATTCTTCGTTTCCCGCCTCGATACCGAAGTTGATGCTCGGCTCGAGGCGATCGGCACACCTGAAGCCCTCGCGTTGCGCGGCAAGGCAGCTCTCGCGAACGCTCGCCTCGCCTACGAGATCTTCCGCGAGGTTTCGTTGACGCAGCGTTGGAAGACTCTTTCGGCTCAGGGCGCTCATCCGCAGCGTCCTTTGTGGGCGTCGACGGGCGTCAAGAACCCTGAGTACCCGGACACTCTATACGTTGATGAGCTTGTAGCTCCGCTGACAGTGACCACGCTGCCGGAAGCCACACTCAACGCGGTAGCCGACCACGGCGGTGACGCACAGGACACCGTGAGTGGAACCTACCGTGAGCAGGACACGATCCTCGATGAACTCAGCGAACTCGGGATCGACTACAACGAAGTGATCGCCAAGCTCGAAAGTGAAGGCGTGCAGAAATTCGTGGATGCTTGGAAGGATCTCTTGACGCAACTCGAGGCCGAACTCGCGTCTGCTGAGGCCCGCCAAATATGA
- the tkt gene encoding transketolase translates to MPSASQTFTWTQEDAAAVDTARVLAADAVEKVGNGHPGTAISLAPVAHLLFQQHIRHNPQDPKWAGRDRFILSPGHTSLTLYTQLFMTGYGLSLDDMKALRTWDALTPGHPEYGHTAGVEFTTGPLGQGLASAVGFAYAQRRMRRLFDKDAPAGESPFDHRIYVIASDGDLQEGVTSEASSLAGHQQLGQLVVIWDDNKISIEDDTNVAFTEDVEARYRSYGWHTQRVDWLRTGDYVEDMKALNDAIEAAKAETDRPSLIALRTVIGWPSPTKQNTGGIHGAKLGGDEVAGLKKAVGFDPEQSFVVDDAVLAYTRKAQERGEQLREDWDAAMDAWRARSEAETVALNERLEKGELPEGWTDVLPRFEAGEKIATRAASGKVINALAPVLPELWGGSADLAGSNNTFINGAKSFNPSSWATDTYKACPGGRNLHFGIREHAAGAIVNGIVTSSPTRAYSGTFLIFSDYMRPAVRLSALMGIPSIYVWTHDSIGLGEDGPTHQPVEQLASLRAIPNLDVIRPADANEVAVAWKKMIETTDHPSSIILTRQGVETLPRETDGFAAAELAERGAYILREATRDGEEVTPEVILIGTGSEVALAVEAQKTLAERGIAARVVSMPCIEWFRAQDDEYRESVLPSEVTARVAVEAAHPMSWHEWVGSNGRIVGLDHFGASADGDTLYQKFGITSDAVVEAAVEVASR, encoded by the coding sequence ATGCCCTCGGCGAGCCAGACTTTCACATGGACGCAAGAAGATGCTGCAGCGGTAGATACCGCTCGAGTTTTGGCCGCTGATGCGGTTGAGAAGGTGGGCAACGGGCATCCGGGTACCGCTATCTCGCTTGCTCCGGTCGCTCACCTGCTGTTTCAGCAGCACATCCGTCACAACCCGCAGGACCCTAAGTGGGCTGGACGTGACCGTTTCATCCTCTCCCCTGGCCACACGTCGCTGACTCTTTACACTCAGCTGTTCATGACGGGCTATGGCCTGAGCCTCGATGACATGAAGGCTCTGCGTACGTGGGATGCCCTGACTCCGGGTCACCCGGAGTACGGCCACACTGCCGGAGTTGAGTTCACAACTGGCCCGCTCGGTCAAGGCTTGGCTTCAGCTGTTGGCTTTGCTTACGCTCAGCGCCGGATGCGCCGCTTGTTCGATAAGGACGCTCCTGCGGGTGAGTCGCCGTTCGATCACCGCATCTACGTGATCGCTTCCGATGGCGACTTGCAGGAAGGCGTGACTTCCGAGGCGTCTTCGCTTGCCGGCCACCAGCAGCTGGGCCAGCTTGTGGTCATTTGGGATGACAACAAGATCTCGATTGAGGACGACACCAACGTTGCCTTCACCGAAGATGTTGAGGCTCGCTACCGTTCCTACGGCTGGCACACTCAGCGCGTCGACTGGTTGCGTACGGGCGACTACGTTGAGGATATGAAGGCCCTCAACGATGCGATCGAGGCCGCTAAGGCTGAGACTGACCGTCCGTCGTTGATTGCTTTGCGCACCGTGATCGGTTGGCCTTCGCCGACCAAGCAGAACACGGGCGGTATTCACGGCGCCAAGCTGGGTGGCGATGAGGTTGCTGGTTTGAAGAAGGCCGTGGGCTTTGACCCTGAGCAGAGCTTTGTTGTTGACGATGCTGTGCTCGCTTACACGCGTAAGGCTCAGGAACGTGGCGAGCAGCTGCGCGAGGACTGGGATGCCGCGATGGATGCGTGGCGCGCCCGTTCCGAGGCTGAGACCGTGGCTCTGAATGAGCGCCTTGAGAAGGGCGAACTCCCAGAGGGCTGGACGGATGTTCTGCCACGCTTCGAGGCAGGCGAGAAGATCGCTACCCGTGCGGCCTCGGGCAAGGTCATTAACGCTTTGGCCCCTGTGCTTCCGGAACTGTGGGGTGGCTCGGCTGACCTCGCGGGTTCGAACAACACGTTCATCAACGGCGCTAAGTCTTTCAATCCGTCCTCGTGGGCCACTGATACGTACAAGGCCTGCCCAGGCGGCCGCAACCTGCACTTCGGTATCCGCGAGCACGCTGCGGGCGCTATCGTCAACGGCATCGTGACGTCGTCTCCGACCCGCGCCTACTCCGGTACGTTCCTGATCTTCTCTGACTACATGCGCCCTGCAGTGCGTTTGTCCGCTCTGATGGGCATCCCATCGATCTACGTGTGGACGCACGATTCGATCGGCCTCGGCGAAGACGGCCCAACTCACCAGCCGGTTGAGCAGCTCGCTTCCTTGCGCGCTATCCCGAACCTTGACGTGATCCGTCCTGCGGACGCGAACGAGGTTGCGGTCGCGTGGAAGAAGATGATCGAAACCACCGATCACCCGTCGTCCATCATCTTGACGCGTCAGGGCGTTGAAACCCTGCCACGCGAAACGGACGGCTTCGCTGCAGCTGAGCTTGCTGAACGCGGCGCCTACATCTTGCGTGAAGCAACCCGCGACGGCGAAGAGGTCACCCCAGAAGTGATCCTCATCGGTACCGGCTCCGAGGTTGCGCTTGCGGTTGAGGCTCAGAAGACTCTCGCTGAGCGCGGCATCGCTGCACGCGTTGTTTCGATGCCGTGCATCGAATGGTTCCGCGCCCAGGACGACGAATATCGCGAATCGGTTCTGCCATCCGAGGTCACCGCACGCGTTGCGGTGGAAGCCGCTCACCCGATGAGCTGGCACGAATGGGTTGGCAGCAACGGCCGCATCGTTGGCTTGGATCACTTCGGCGCCTCCGCCGATGGTGACACGCTGTACCAGAAGTTCGGCATCACCTCCGATGCGGTTGTTGAGGCCGCCGTAGAGGTTGCGTCCCGCTAA
- a CDS encoding heme o synthase, translated as MSTLSHLETSTPAVPRHQRQPGETRGAFLSRKAKAYLALTKPRVIELLLVTTLPTMIFAQRGWPDLIAMLATNIGGAMAAGSAGVFNCYFDRDMDKVMNRTKNRPLVTGEITPNAALVFGWILGVLSIAVLWAGTNLLTAALGLAAILFYVVLYTLILKRKTTQNIVWGGIAGCMPVLIAWAAVKNTIEWPAIVLFLIIFLWTPPHYWPLSMKYSEDYERADVPMLGAVAQGRTVSAQVVVYAWATVACSLLLIPMGDAGIVYTVVALASGGWFIWESHILHREAAQDHSAKSLNRKAMRVFHLSIMYLTLLFIGLAIDPFVGSPLLG; from the coding sequence ATGTCCACCTTGAGCCATCTGGAAACGTCTACTCCCGCCGTGCCGCGTCATCAGCGTCAGCCCGGCGAGACTCGTGGCGCCTTCCTGTCGCGCAAGGCTAAGGCCTATCTGGCACTGACTAAGCCCCGGGTCATCGAACTGTTGCTCGTGACGACGTTGCCGACCATGATTTTCGCTCAGCGTGGCTGGCCGGACTTGATTGCGATGCTGGCGACCAACATCGGCGGCGCGATGGCGGCCGGTAGCGCGGGCGTCTTCAACTGCTATTTCGACCGGGACATGGACAAGGTCATGAACCGGACGAAGAACCGTCCGTTGGTGACCGGCGAGATCACGCCGAATGCCGCGCTCGTGTTCGGGTGGATTTTGGGCGTCTTGTCGATCGCAGTTTTGTGGGCCGGAACTAACCTCCTGACCGCGGCGCTGGGTCTTGCTGCGATCCTCTTCTACGTTGTCCTGTACACGCTGATCCTCAAGCGCAAGACTACGCAGAACATCGTGTGGGGCGGCATCGCAGGCTGCATGCCTGTTCTGATCGCGTGGGCCGCTGTGAAGAACACGATCGAGTGGCCAGCCATCGTCTTGTTCCTCATCATCTTCTTGTGGACGCCGCCGCACTACTGGCCGCTGTCCATGAAGTATTCGGAGGACTACGAACGCGCCGACGTTCCAATGCTCGGGGCTGTTGCGCAGGGCCGCACGGTTTCCGCTCAGGTGGTTGTGTATGCGTGGGCCACGGTCGCGTGCTCGCTGTTGCTGATCCCGATGGGCGACGCCGGCATCGTGTACACGGTGGTTGCGCTGGCCTCTGGCGGATGGTTCATCTGGGAATCCCACATTCTGCACCGTGAAGCAGCACAGGATCACAGCGCGAAGAGCCTCAACCGGAAGGCGATGCGCGTGTTCCACCTTTCGATCATGTACCTCACGCTTCTGTTCATTGGCCTGGCGATCGACCCGTTCGTCGGATCGCCACTTCTGGGCTAG
- a CDS encoding COX15/CtaA family protein: MTATTSSPTQPTGAQASGYQPVTKTAHGLAIASLISQIGIIVTGGAVRLTKSGLGCSEWPRCTPETMTPTPEMGIHGLIEFGNRTLTFVLAAIAVAMIVAAWRSRKAHTNIFVLSWALLGIIPAQAVIGGITVLTKLNPWVVSFHFLASAACVALAVLLVNRTGRAYRNPDIESSVALKENVPFTPLPVFGPLRVIAATAWALAAWVIVMGTTVTGTGPHAGDESAPRHTFNPLIVTRMHTVPVYVLTLLIIVGLVIVMRRNIASLKNAYLMAIGVILIQAGVGYWQHFSGLPIGLVLAHMLGSALLISAVTNVWDRTVN, encoded by the coding sequence ATGACAGCGACCACCTCGTCGCCAACTCAGCCAACTGGCGCACAAGCCAGCGGCTACCAGCCGGTGACGAAAACCGCTCACGGTCTAGCAATCGCTTCCTTGATCTCGCAGATCGGGATCATCGTGACGGGTGGTGCCGTCCGGTTGACCAAGTCCGGCCTCGGTTGCTCCGAGTGGCCCAGGTGTACGCCCGAAACCATGACCCCTACCCCGGAAATGGGCATCCATGGCCTCATCGAATTCGGTAACCGCACCCTGACCTTCGTGCTTGCGGCGATCGCAGTCGCGATGATCGTTGCCGCATGGCGCTCCCGCAAGGCTCACACGAACATCTTCGTTTTGTCCTGGGCGCTTCTGGGCATCATCCCGGCACAAGCCGTCATCGGTGGCATCACGGTTCTCACCAAGCTCAACCCCTGGGTTGTGTCGTTCCACTTCCTTGCGTCCGCAGCGTGCGTCGCACTCGCAGTTCTGCTCGTCAACCGCACCGGCCGCGCCTACCGCAACCCAGACATCGAAAGCTCCGTGGCCCTCAAGGAAAACGTGCCGTTCACTCCGCTGCCAGTGTTTGGCCCGCTGCGTGTGATCGCAGCGACTGCGTGGGCTCTAGCCGCTTGGGTTATCGTGATGGGAACCACCGTCACTGGCACCGGCCCGCACGCAGGTGACGAAAGCGCGCCACGACACACGTTCAACCCCCTCATCGTGACCCGCATGCACACTGTGCCGGTCTACGTGCTCACGCTTCTGATCATCGTTGGCCTGGTCATTGTGATGCGCCGCAACATCGCGAGCCTCAAGAACGCCTACCTTATGGCGATCGGCGTGATCCTCATCCAGGCAGGAGTCGGCTACTGGCAGCACTTCTCAGGCCTACCGATCGGCCTGGTTCTGGCACACATGCTCGGCTCCGCCCTGCTGATCTCCGCGGTGACCAACGTGTGGGACCGCACCGTCAACTAG
- a CDS encoding ABC transporter permease, producing the protein MSTTASLPAPALTRVLRHAGYETRIIVTNAEQLLVSLILPLLALGALTTTSVLDGIADTRINAATPGVLALALVSVGFTGQAIQTGFDRQYGVLRALATTPLGKSGLILGKITAVALVALLHVTVLSIVATFLGWKPQATSGWAVLIGVLGVITFTALGLLIAGTVRAQATLAITNIGLVLIAAIGGVLMPLTRLHDALAGFVQLLPSAALGEGMRDALAHGHINIQATIVLAVWAVILVAAAIRHFRWDN; encoded by the coding sequence ATGAGCACAACTGCAAGCCTTCCGGCCCCCGCGCTCACCCGGGTCCTGCGCCATGCCGGCTATGAAACCCGAATCATCGTGACCAACGCGGAGCAGCTTCTGGTCTCCCTCATCCTGCCGTTGCTCGCGCTCGGGGCTCTGACCACAACATCGGTGCTCGACGGCATCGCGGATACCCGCATCAACGCAGCGACCCCGGGCGTGCTCGCCCTCGCACTCGTGAGCGTGGGCTTCACTGGCCAAGCGATCCAAACCGGCTTCGACCGCCAGTACGGCGTATTGCGAGCTCTAGCTACGACTCCCCTGGGTAAGTCAGGGCTGATCCTCGGCAAGATCACAGCCGTAGCCCTCGTCGCGTTGCTCCACGTGACCGTGCTCAGCATCGTCGCCACGTTCCTCGGATGGAAGCCCCAAGCGACCTCCGGTTGGGCTGTGCTCATCGGGGTCCTCGGCGTCATCACATTCACCGCTCTGGGCCTGCTGATCGCCGGAACCGTGCGAGCACAAGCAACGCTCGCCATCACCAACATCGGTCTCGTTCTGATCGCTGCAATCGGCGGCGTCCTCATGCCTCTGACCCGACTGCACGATGCGCTCGCAGGTTTCGTACAGCTTCTACCTTCCGCGGCGCTGGGCGAAGGGATGCGGGACGCCCTCGCACACGGCCACATCAACATCCAAGCCACGATCGTGCTCGCCGTGTGGGCCGTGATCCTCGTCGCGGCCGCAATACGCCACTTTAGATGGGACAATTGA
- a CDS encoding ABC transporter ATP-binding protein: protein MAQNNSPQVSAPETRTADIALEVSGLAKTFGSKTRPIKAVQGVSFTAARGQVTTLLGTNGAGKSTTLACCQGLQKPDAGKISLLGQNPWGASATLRSRVGVMLQDGGLPPAQTPLRLLKHVAGLFQNPRPLPELMEQLNIAHLARRSIRRLSGGEKQRVSLAMAMLGRPEVLFLDEPSAGLDPQSRLLVFDIIKELTSDGAAVILTTHLLEEAERLSDYILIMDRGRVVKQSSVSDLLDADATASLTLTFPEAVDLTRVFDQAGVPLTATNARPGTWIIDDVTNPQQLRELASALEKADLMPASMHLGRRSLEDVFLEVASQTTEGED, encoded by the coding sequence GTGGCCCAAAACAATTCACCCCAAGTTTCCGCGCCCGAAACACGGACCGCGGACATCGCCCTCGAGGTTTCGGGGCTTGCGAAAACTTTCGGTTCGAAAACCCGCCCCATCAAGGCGGTTCAAGGCGTGTCCTTCACCGCAGCTCGTGGGCAGGTAACTACCCTGCTCGGAACGAACGGTGCAGGTAAGTCCACCACCCTCGCATGTTGCCAGGGCCTGCAAAAACCTGACGCCGGAAAGATTTCTTTGCTGGGTCAGAACCCGTGGGGCGCGTCAGCTACATTGCGCTCCCGGGTAGGTGTCATGTTGCAAGACGGTGGACTACCGCCAGCTCAAACCCCATTGCGTCTGCTCAAACATGTTGCCGGCCTGTTCCAGAATCCACGTCCCTTGCCCGAACTCATGGAACAGCTCAACATCGCGCACCTCGCGCGCCGCTCCATCCGGCGCCTCTCCGGGGGCGAGAAACAGCGCGTTTCACTCGCGATGGCGATGCTCGGAAGGCCCGAAGTACTCTTCCTCGATGAGCCTAGCGCGGGGCTTGACCCGCAATCGCGTCTGCTTGTCTTCGACATCATCAAAGAACTCACGAGCGATGGCGCGGCGGTTATCCTCACGACCCACTTGCTCGAAGAGGCCGAACGACTCTCCGATTACATCCTCATCATGGACCGGGGACGCGTCGTAAAGCAGTCGAGTGTCTCTGACCTCTTGGACGCCGATGCAACGGCGAGCCTCACGCTCACCTTCCCCGAGGCCGTTGACCTCACACGCGTTTTCGATCAAGCCGGTGTTCCTCTCACCGCAACCAACGCACGACCAGGCACGTGGATTATCGACGATGTGACGAATCCCCAGCAGCTACGCGAACTCGCGTCCGCACTCGAAAAGGCCGACCTCATGCCCGCGAGCATGCACCTTGGACGGCGTAGCCTCGAAGACGTTTTCCTTGAAGTCGCATCACAAACCACTGAAGGCGAGGACTGA
- a CDS encoding helix-turn-helix transcriptional regulator, whose protein sequence is MSEESFEDGVDRIQRESAAEHEPQLGPEESTRDRVLHSVMVNGPITAAKLGKELGHTAAAIRRHLDKLEEEGLIEVKDMGRKPSRAGRPARHYVVNPQGQSQWGSRNADVAVKAIERLYALGGERAVEDFARDLAAEQEARYTAMLEGSEKGAERIEALAQALAADGYMGFTRDVSITAGRTSISAKQICQAHCPLVDIAAAVPAICDAETEMFQRVLGVDVRRLSTMAAGGHVCTTHVPLDRGALTLKEKAKGTREKVTRIAGPRRPSADK, encoded by the coding sequence ATGTCTGAAGAGTCCTTCGAAGATGGTGTTGATCGCATCCAGCGAGAAAGTGCCGCTGAGCACGAGCCGCAGCTGGGGCCTGAAGAATCAACGCGTGATCGTGTACTGCACAGCGTGATGGTGAACGGCCCGATCACGGCGGCCAAGCTCGGTAAGGAGCTCGGGCACACTGCTGCCGCGATCCGCCGTCACCTCGACAAGCTTGAAGAAGAAGGCCTCATCGAAGTCAAGGACATGGGCCGTAAGCCTTCGCGCGCAGGCCGGCCTGCGCGTCATTATGTGGTGAATCCGCAGGGGCAGTCTCAGTGGGGTTCCCGCAATGCGGATGTTGCGGTCAAGGCTATTGAACGTTTGTATGCCTTGGGTGGGGAACGTGCGGTTGAAGATTTTGCGCGTGACCTCGCTGCAGAGCAGGAGGCCCGCTATACCGCGATGCTTGAGGGCTCCGAGAAGGGCGCGGAACGCATTGAGGCGCTGGCTCAGGCTCTCGCGGCCGACGGCTATATGGGCTTTACTCGCGATGTTTCGATTACGGCTGGCCGGACATCGATAAGTGCTAAACAGATCTGTCAGGCACACTGTCCGTTAGTTGATATCGCCGCGGCTGTTCCCGCGATCTGCGATGCCGAAACCGAGATGTTTCAGCGGGTTTTGGGCGTGGATGTGCGCAGATTGTCAACGATGGCGGCAGGTGGCCATGTGTGTACGACGCACGTGCCGCTTGATCGTGGAGCGTTGACTCTCAAGGAGAAGGCTAAGGGGACGCGTGAGAAGGTCACGCGCATCGCTGGGCCGCGCCGACCATCGGCTGACAAGTGA